In Populus alba chromosome 1, ASM523922v2, whole genome shotgun sequence, a single window of DNA contains:
- the LOC118046206 gene encoding probable plastidic glucose transporter 3 isoform X1: MRGRYVETVVTKKRASSRDFINAYDREESSGHLATGTAKDAGNPHWRHSLVHVLVATLSSFLFGYHLGVVNETLESISFDLGFSGNTMAEGLVVSTCLGGAFVGSIFSGWIADGVGRRRAFQLCALPMIIGASMSATTKDLRGMLLGRFFVGTGMGIGPPVAALYVTEVSPAYVRGTYGSLTQISTCLGLLGSFFIGIPAKETMGWWRICFWVSAIPAAMLALFMEFCAESPHWLLKRGRSTEAEAQFEKLLGGTHVKSAIIELSKSDRGDEVDKVKLSEFLYGRYFKVVFIGSALFALQQLSGINAVFYFSSAVFKSAGVPSDSANICVGVSNLLGSIIAMVMMDKLGRKVLLTGSFFGMAVSMGLQATAATSFVSSFAALYLSVGGMLLFVLMFSLGAGPVPSLLLSEILPSQIRAKALAVCMAVHWVINFFVGLLFLRLLEQIGPLVLYTVFGSFCLVAVFFVKKNVLETKGKSLQEIEIALMPPE, from the exons ATGAGAGGGCGTTATGTGGAGACAGTGGTGACCAAGAAACGGGCTTCGTCCAGGGATTTTATTAATGCCTATGACAGAGAAGAAAGTtctg GACATTTAGCGACTGGAACAGCCAAAGATGCTGGAAACCCTCACTGGAGGCATTCGTTGGTGCATGTACTGGTAGCAACTCTTTCTTCATTCTTATTCGGCTATCATCTTGG AGTAGTTAATGAAACACTAGAAAGCATCTCTTTTGACCTTGGCTTTAGTGGGAATACCATGGCTGAAG GTCTGGTGGTAAGTACATGCCTAGGGGGTGCATTTGTTGGATCTATATTCAGTGGCTGGATAGCGGATGGTGTTGGGCGCCGCAGGGCGTTCCAGCTTTGTGCTTTACCAATGATAATTGGGGCTTCAATGAG tGCAACAACAAAAGATCTGCGGGGTATGCTTCTAGGGAGGTTTTTTGTTGGAACTGGGATGGGAATTGGCCCACCTGTTGCGGCTCTCTACGTGACAGAG GTTTCACCAGCTTATGTAAGGGGTACTTATGGGAGTTTGACCCAAATTTCGACATGTCTTGGACTTTTGGGATCTTTCTTTATTGGAATTCCAGCCAAGGAAACTATGGGTTG GTGGCGCATTTGTTTTTGGGTGTCTGCCATCCCTGCTGCAATGCTTGCTCTTTTTATGGAGTTTTGTGCCGAGAGTCCTCACTGGCTTTTAAAG AGGGGAAGAAGTACTGAAGCTGAAGCCCAATTTGAGAAACTTTTAGGAGGAACACATGTCAAATCTGCAATTATCGAATTGTCAAAGTCAGACCGGGGAGATGAAGTTGATAAAGTGAAGTTATCAGAGTTTCTCTATGGTCGCTATTTTAAAG TGGTTTTCATTGGGTCTGCCCTTTTTGCCTTGCAACAGCTATCTGGAATAAATGCTGTATTCTATTTTTCATCAGCCGTCTTTAAAAGTGCTGGTGTACCTTCAGACTCTGCAAACATATGTGTTGGAGTTAGCAATTTACTGG GGTCAATAATTGCGATGGTTATGATGGACAAACTGGGAAGAAAGGTGCTACTTACTGGAAGCTTCTTCGGcatg GCAGTCTCAATGGGTCTTCAAGCAACTGCAGCTACTTCATTTGTGTCAAGCTTTGCAGCATTGTATCTATCAGTTGGAGGCATGCTGCT GTTTGTATTGATGTTTTCTCTCGGCGCTGGTCCAGTTCCTAGTCTCCTACTATCAGAAATATTGCCAAGCCAGATTAGGGCAAAGGCGCTGGCAGTTTGCATGGCCGTGCATTGG GTTATAAATTTCTTTGTTGGCCTCTTGTTCTTGCGTTTACTGGAGCAAATTGGGCCCTTGGTCTTGTATACAGTCTTTGGAAGCTTTTGTCTGGTTGCTGTgttttttgtgaagaaaaatGTGTTGGAGACAAAAGGAAAATCACTCCAAGAGATCGAGATTGCACTTATGCCTCCAGAGTAA
- the LOC118046206 gene encoding probable plastidic glucose transporter 3 isoform X2 has translation MAEGLVVSTCLGGAFVGSIFSGWIADGVGRRRAFQLCALPMIIGASMSATTKDLRGMLLGRFFVGTGMGIGPPVAALYVTEVSPAYVRGTYGSLTQISTCLGLLGSFFIGIPAKETMGWWRICFWVSAIPAAMLALFMEFCAESPHWLLKRGRSTEAEAQFEKLLGGTHVKSAIIELSKSDRGDEVDKVKLSEFLYGRYFKVVFIGSALFALQQLSGINAVFYFSSAVFKSAGVPSDSANICVGVSNLLGSIIAMVMMDKLGRKVLLTGSFFGMAVSMGLQATAATSFVSSFAALYLSVGGMLLFVLMFSLGAGPVPSLLLSEILPSQIRAKALAVCMAVHWVINFFVGLLFLRLLEQIGPLVLYTVFGSFCLVAVFFVKKNVLETKGKSLQEIEIALMPPE, from the exons ATGGCTGAAG GTCTGGTGGTAAGTACATGCCTAGGGGGTGCATTTGTTGGATCTATATTCAGTGGCTGGATAGCGGATGGTGTTGGGCGCCGCAGGGCGTTCCAGCTTTGTGCTTTACCAATGATAATTGGGGCTTCAATGAG tGCAACAACAAAAGATCTGCGGGGTATGCTTCTAGGGAGGTTTTTTGTTGGAACTGGGATGGGAATTGGCCCACCTGTTGCGGCTCTCTACGTGACAGAG GTTTCACCAGCTTATGTAAGGGGTACTTATGGGAGTTTGACCCAAATTTCGACATGTCTTGGACTTTTGGGATCTTTCTTTATTGGAATTCCAGCCAAGGAAACTATGGGTTG GTGGCGCATTTGTTTTTGGGTGTCTGCCATCCCTGCTGCAATGCTTGCTCTTTTTATGGAGTTTTGTGCCGAGAGTCCTCACTGGCTTTTAAAG AGGGGAAGAAGTACTGAAGCTGAAGCCCAATTTGAGAAACTTTTAGGAGGAACACATGTCAAATCTGCAATTATCGAATTGTCAAAGTCAGACCGGGGAGATGAAGTTGATAAAGTGAAGTTATCAGAGTTTCTCTATGGTCGCTATTTTAAAG TGGTTTTCATTGGGTCTGCCCTTTTTGCCTTGCAACAGCTATCTGGAATAAATGCTGTATTCTATTTTTCATCAGCCGTCTTTAAAAGTGCTGGTGTACCTTCAGACTCTGCAAACATATGTGTTGGAGTTAGCAATTTACTGG GGTCAATAATTGCGATGGTTATGATGGACAAACTGGGAAGAAAGGTGCTACTTACTGGAAGCTTCTTCGGcatg GCAGTCTCAATGGGTCTTCAAGCAACTGCAGCTACTTCATTTGTGTCAAGCTTTGCAGCATTGTATCTATCAGTTGGAGGCATGCTGCT GTTTGTATTGATGTTTTCTCTCGGCGCTGGTCCAGTTCCTAGTCTCCTACTATCAGAAATATTGCCAAGCCAGATTAGGGCAAAGGCGCTGGCAGTTTGCATGGCCGTGCATTGG GTTATAAATTTCTTTGTTGGCCTCTTGTTCTTGCGTTTACTGGAGCAAATTGGGCCCTTGGTCTTGTATACAGTCTTTGGAAGCTTTTGTCTGGTTGCTGTgttttttgtgaagaaaaatGTGTTGGAGACAAAAGGAAAATCACTCCAAGAGATCGAGATTGCACTTATGCCTCCAGAGTAA